The segment CAATTTACAAAGTACAACCTTAATACTTGAGCTGTTTCAATGATAGAATAAGGTGCTAGTTGTTTCAATTATAGTATTTCCTTTTACAGAAACCGACTCTTTCTGAAGGTGTACTCAATACTTGCTACAAGAGACGTTAAGGATAGTCATCCTCAACAACACAACTACAGCAGTATTAATAATTAAGATGATGCTGATAAAAATAGGACAAAGCAGGATTACAACCTCGGTGATAGATGTCCCATCAGTTCTGGTGTTGTTTGTGGGCTTTTGTTGATTATGGCTCCACTTCTCCTCCAGCTTCTTGATTGAGTCCATATATTCCATCTGACATTTCATTTTCTCCTCCTGCAAGTAAAGCAGAAGTGTTATTCCACAATAGTTGAGGAGTAACTCCAGTAGTTACAACATTGAATCTTAGTCAAATTCCATCAACATATATAACTTATTTCTTGTTCTGTTGTGGTTAGTATTATGAAAGTAATACTTCTCTTGTGGATGGATATGTATCATGCCAGTAATACTTCACCTGTCCAATTAAATCATCTTCACTTATTCGGCACCTCACGTCTTATCAGTTTCAGTTATAGATTTTCCGAAATCAGCTCCGCCAAAGTGAGTTTTACATAGTGTAGCCGGTTGCAAGCACGGATAAAGAGGGTTACGGCAGCCAAGCTACCAAAaaaaagtagttaaattatGATGATATAGCTTACCCAAACTAGTTTATCATTGAGGGATAGTCGAGTTTTTATATACTTCCCGATTTCGGAAGACAAAGTTGTTGAGATACGTTTAAGAAAGCAAAAAAAACTTTATCCGAGTGCAACTAACTGGTGAATAGCCCTGATAAATTTACATGTACTAGAACAGGagtattttaactttaactctTGGTAGCAAGCAACACTAGGGACATTAATCAAACTAAGACAGTAAAGTGGTGCATTCACCAATATGTGGTTCTTGATCTGAATCAACTCTCAGTCTAATTAGTAAACAGCAAAAGACTCTCAAAATCAAGAGGCATAAGTAACATAACTACCTTCAAGGCTTCAGCATAGTTCCTTTCAGCTTCTATGACATGATTTTGTGCTTCTAATCTAATTCGTTCAACCTCAGTCTCAAAAGCTTTCTGTTGTCTTTCATTTTCAGAAATAAGTTTGTCTACTTGCACCTCCAGCCTTTTTGATAAACTTTTGTAATCGAATTCTTCCTTAATCTTCAACATGTTTTCCACCTTCATAGCCTGCACAAAGGGATAAAACTATCTTGGCACATGTACGCAGTAGTACAACCTATCCACATAAATCACTTCAATGGAGAACTTACTCTCTGTCCAAACAATATGGTACTTGCTGTTTCTGCTCTATGTCTAGGTGATGGCCCAACGGTAATAACTAATGAAGTTCTTGATGTTCCTGCAAAATCACAGGAAGTAAACCAACATGATTGGAATTTCATTAAGAACTAAAACATTGACTCCTAACTCCTTTTAATTGGTTGTGGACTTGTGGATAAGTAAGAAAGAATAATGCCTCCTAGCTCTTGAAACAGTTAAAAGAATATATCTCAATTAAATGTTAGTGTTCATGGGAAAGAAAAATTCAAGCCAGAATCTTCACAACTCTGGAAACTGGTACAGCCCATTTGTACATGCAGTACACTCGGTTGATATCTGTTGATATCAGATACCACATAACTTTACCATGTATATGCAGAGACccgagaaaaagaaaaaatataagcCCACCTCCAAATGAATCCTTAAGCAACCTCGTAAGCTTTGAATCTCGGACAGGTACATGAGCACTATTTTCGGCCAAGGCATTTATGCACTTCCCTAGGGCACTTAATGAAAGATTGATGGACTTCGCTTCCTCTAACATGTGTCCTTCGCTTCCTACAGGAGATCAAGGAGAGGATATGAAGTCAGTTTACAAATCAAAAGGCCCAGTTACGTGCAATAACCAGAAGACTTGCTACATCAACATGCCTCCGGCAATAAAAACctgttcttttcctttttggcaATAAAGGTTCCTTTCATTTCTCCCATTCTTATATTTCTATGTTAtataaaaatgcaaattttcTTCTGTTCTATTACAACAATATTTCGCTGCACATTTTTCTTCTGTTTAGCCATATACTCCTACAGACTGGCCACTGTCGCACTGCAATGCCAAGACAATCTCGATGTTGCTTTAACAAACTATGAGTATTGGATCTTCTTTGAGTAATGTTATTTCCTTAACCTTTCATAAATAACCAGATAAGCTATACCAACTTTTCACACACAGtgttaaattatgataaaaataaaaaacacattaaaaGCACATACGCAGAAATATTCTTAAATTAGGAATCCCAGATGACTGTTGAGTATACCTGACTTGTTTACACGCTCAGAACCGGCAAGGTCTACAAGAACTAGTTTGCCTTTTCTCAACATAGGTGGCTTATAATTGGTTGTCAAGTGAGATGAGTGATCCGTTTCAGCAGAAAAATCAGCTTCCCTTCCAGGAACTGACTTCTTAATTTGCACCTACAACACATTAAAAGCACAAATTCCAAATGAAACGTGCTTATAGTGATATCTTTTATACTGATTTATAGTTTTTTTGAGGACCGTATTGACAAACCATGCATTTAACTGGAAAGATGAAATATAGAATTCCTGATTTACCAAGAGAATAGCATGACTTCGGGAAGATTCAGTATTCAGCTTTGTGTTAGCGGCATATCTATGAGCTTCTCCAACCCGTAGCAGTTCAAGAAAACTTTGCTGGTCCCGGACCTCCACTACAGTTGCCCCTGGTAAAGACACATCACCAGTTTTTTGGTCTTCAACTATGGGGATGTTGTCATTAGCAGGATTTAGGAGGTCCTGAATTGTTTCCATATAAAGCTGCATGCAAACCAGGATATTTAGAGAAAACTTGGCAAATCATTTGGGTGCAAAGTGATTGTGGTCAAGAGAGGAAACTTCTCCGATCAAGCTAAAGATGCATAATGACATGTATTTACTGATAGGTTTAAGAAGCACAGTCCAACCTGTAAGTACGAGACTGAAACTGAGTCGGTCTCCAAGCAAATATTTGCTAATATGTCTTCCATTGAACGAACCATGATACCACGAGCAGAGACATCTTCATCACCTAATCGTCCAAGGGTGTAAGTCTTTCCTGTCCCGGTCTGACCATAAGCCATCACTGTTCCATTGTAACCATCCAAGACACTCTAATAAAATgggcaaaaagataaagagtGTTTACAAAACATTATCTCCAAAACATATAACATAGGAATACcataaaattttacatttaagGTGTCCTTAACGATTCCATCCAACCATTTGTAggtaacaaataattttaattatatcaataaatacaTCAATACTTGCTCCGCGTATTTCTGACATGTATGAATTTTCAGATCTTCCATAAAAGAAATCTAAGAAAGATAACATGTATTGATCACCACAATCATCATCAATGTCATACATTAAATTATATGTTGCATTTGATGGAGATAAATATACCGTACAATGGTGAAGAATAGCTGCAGGAACAAGAAGTTATTGTGTTAAGTCCACCTACTGCCTTATAGTTTAGGATCGAAACATAGTTTGTCTAAGATGGAATAAATGGATACTAGAAGCCTGAAACAGTCAAATAGTGTCTTCTAATCTGGGTACCATAGAGCTATATATCACCACTTTAATCAGAAATGAATCATTCCCTCAGATCTCCATTAGTTAAGAACTTCCTTCTTCAAAATAACTACATATCATCCACAACTATCCCCTATGAGAAAAAGATTATGTTGGGCTAGTTATTTTGCATCAATGGTTTCTTCCCTAGGTGTAAGAAGTCCCGAATTGATCAAGGTAActaaacaatacaaaataaaGCAACAAACCTCAACAACAGGTTTTGCAACAACTTCATAAACACGCTTTTGGGATGCAAACTCGGTGAACACCTCATCAAACTCGTATGTATCTGAATCCCAATTGTTTTTCCTAAGTTTCAACCTTTTGAGCTGGCAGGAAAAATAAGTAAAACTGCATCATACTCAAGTTATTCCCAAAAAGAGCTTCTCATGAGAATGGAAAAGGTAAAAACTGACAACCTCCGGCTGAAGCTCTACACAATCCGCAAAATCTGCATCTGCTGCCAATTCCTCGGCATTTCGAGGACGCAATCTGACAGCAACTCGAACTCTTCCATACACTATTTAGACCAATCACAAGAAATAGTTAATATTCACATATATCGAAGCCAGTGATCAACGAAGAATTTGAGCTGTGCAGCTTGAGGCAGCAGAAAGGATTACTTAAACATAAACGCTCTTAGCAACAAGAAAAATCACTAAAAAGCACTATATATGCCAATATCTTGATGTCATATCATTCAAAAGAATAACCCAGATCTGTATACTTGTTTATTATGTAAAATATGTCTGACTGACTTcatttcaaccaaaaaaaaccttactttctttttctttttattatggaTAATTAATCTATTAGAGAAACATTCCAAGAAGTATGCAAACCATACACAATTGAGAATACAAAGACCAATGTTTTTTTCTGTGTTAGTTAACCAGATCTAAAGAATAAGAACGAAGGGAATGATAAATTATGTTCCGTTTACATTCGTACTTTCTATATCCAATACTTCCAATCCTCATCCTACTTAAAATTTACGAACCTATCCCTAATTTACTTGATCAGAAAAGAAATGAACTTGTTTTTCatccaagaagaagaagaagaaaccaaCTTCTTCCTTAACTGGACGATCATACCCCAAATGGTCTAATTACAAATTATTTACAACCCTCTTAACATGCGCAGTCGTTAGCCCCCAGGCCTACACCCAACTGCCCA is part of the Solanum lycopersicum chromosome 1, SLM_r2.1 genome and harbors:
- the LOC101255832 gene encoding kinesin-like protein KIN-UB yields the protein MASGGYRNGTQKAPALRTSSSFKSKLPPAASSNGRRSSTTDAVYGRVRVAVRLRPRNAEELAADADFADCVELQPELKRLKLRKNNWDSDTYEFDEVFTEFASQKRVYEVVAKPVVESVLDGYNGTVMAYGQTGTGKTYTLGRLGDEDVSARGIMVRSMEDILANICLETDSVSVSYLQLYMETIQDLLNPANDNIPIVEDQKTGDVSLPGATVVEVRDQQSFLELLRVGEAHRYAANTKLNTESSRSHAILLVQIKKSVPGREADFSAETDHSSHLTTNYKPPMLRKGKLVLVDLAGSERVNKSGSEGHMLEEAKSINLSLSALGKCINALAENSAHVPVRDSKLTRLLKDSFGGTSRTSLVITVGPSPRHRAETASTILFGQRAMKVENMLKIKEEFDYKSLSKRLEVQVDKLISENERQQKAFETEVERIRLEAQNHVIEAERNYAEALKEEKMKCQMEYMDSIKKLEEKWSHNQQKPTNNTRTDGTSITEEVSELKMLLQNEMQTRKAAEEEIYKLKDQLHMLTKPGSAGGNSDILNLQSMLEEEIRQKKRLEEEVIVLRSQFSQLTMEAGQRTSYLDRSRNGTGLPGLDSLSPLRNLHCKDATNGERSSITNLHEQVGLHKILSLLESEDATVRIHAVKVVANLAAEEANQEKIVEAGGLNSLLMLLSNSVDETIRRIAAGAIANLAMSEANQELIMTQGGIALLAVTAADAEDPQTLRMVAGAIANLCGNDKLQTRLRSEGGIKALLGMVRCRHPDVLSQVARGIANFAKCESRASAQGQKAGRSSLIEDGALTWIVQNSNNEASMIRRHVELALCHLAQHEVNAKDMISGGALWELIRISRDCSRDDIRSLARRTLTSSLTFQAEMRRLRIEL